The window ACCAGAACATGGCTATCTCTGCCTACCATGTTCCTTATATTAAAGTCCCCTAATGCGTATAAATGCCCTTCTCTAAGGGTAATTACATTATATCTCTTGATAAAACCCTTTGTCAATCAATGGGAGATGTGATCATTGATATATTTTCCTTCTGGTCCTTTATAACGCTTATATTTTTTAATATTTTTTGTCCTTTTTGTCATTTGAATAGCATGATTAGGACAGTAATTATAGCACCGCATGCATAACATACACTGATCAAGAATTTTTACACCTTTAGTATCAGGTTGGATATTATGAACAGGACAGTGCTTGACACACCAACCACAACCATTACATTTTCCATCTGAAGAAAATCCTTTAAATGCAATGGATTTAAATTGTCTAGCAATACACCTTTGTATGACACCTAGTAATCGTCCTAATGGCTTTATCCCTTCTATGAGTAGAGCACCCTCTGTTATAGTATGAACCATTTTATCAACTTTCTTCTCAGCTTTATTTAATCTTTTAGTAAGCTTATTTGGTCTGGTCACACGTAGTGGAGACAAAATAGGAAGGTGCATATTATTACCTATAGTTATATTACAAAATACCTGTGGTAAATAACCTTTTTCTTTCAATGATTTCAAGCTATGCCACAATACGTCCCCCGCCATATACCCTGCTGTTGTTAATGCAATTAATGGTTTACATGAAGATTTGGGCAATGCTTTAATAAAATCTTGGCATAATCTAGGAGCAAGTGAGGAATGTGTTGGAAATGCTATGCCTATAATGTCACTGTCTTCAACTTCTGTCATCATGTCATATTCAGATTCACATGATATTAATTGAACGTTCCCATAATAATGTTGTAGTTTTTCCGCTAATTTGTTAACTGCCCAAGCTGTATTTCCTGTCCCACTAAAATAAAAAATACTTATTTTACAATTCTTTCTATTGATTAATCCATGCATAATATCCCCCTCTACTCTGCCATAACCTGTAAATCTTCACTATCGGTTTCTTCTGTTATTTCATTTTCATAATATACAAGTTTTATTAATGTACTCATTTCAATATTATGTTTATTAAAAATGGTCACATGAATTCTAATTGGATGGAACCGAACTCTTTTCCGAGATATCATTATTGATAAGTCTTGATCTATACTAAATCCCTTTTGAAGAACATAATCCTTAGCATAACGGTAAGGTTTACTGTATTTACTATTGGTGGGTGATAATGTGATGCATATTGCAATGAGTATCATACTTATGATAAATTTATATATTCTATATTTACTTTTCTTAAAACGACTGGCTATCATACAGCCTATAAGACCACCTATGATATAATTAGGTATATTCTTTAATACAAGATATTCTATAATTCTGTTAAAACCAAAAAATATCATCACCATAACAGGAAATAAAATGATGTCATACCACTTTTGTTCCACATTTGAACTTATGTATAAGTATAATAGAATAGATGATAAGCCAACAAGACTTAGACATAAAATAAAATCTAACCATGTATCCGTAATTGGATAAAAAAAACATCCTCCTATAATCAGTAGAAGTAAACAAATGACTATATTTAACATGATATCAGTTGTACTACCTCTAAAACATGTATCTTGCTTGTGATGTTTAGCTTGTATTTTACCTACTACAAGCATTAATAGAAATGAAACGCCCATTATACTCCCTAATATAATTTCCATAAGTCTTCTCCATTCTTCTGTCATCCTACCTTTAATGCGTAAAAATGGCAATGTCTCATTTAACATTGCCACTTACAATCTACATATACTTTCTATTACCCCACATATTGCATTTCTTTAAATCTAAATAATCATTATACGCTTGTTCAATGATTTGTTTTTCATTTCCAAATTTCAGAAGATGATAAGCTTCGTGATATTTGTAAAACCCTGAATCCGTAAAATATTCTTCTCGTTGTGGTCGACTATAGTAGTTATAAGCCTTCATCAAATACCAATGAACGTTTTTGACTACCGTATCATTGGCGACCATAAAGGAATATTGACTTTTCCCAACATATTTAATAATATTTGCCTTTACTCCAGCTTCTTCACGTACTTCCCTAATTGCCGTATCATGATATTCTTCCTGATCTTCGACAGTACCTTTGGGTAATACCCAACCTTCGTATCTATTTTTATAGTTTTTATAAAGTAACAATATCTTACCCTTATGGATTACCACCCCACCACAACTTACTGCTTCAATCATAAAAATGCCTCCTATATATATTGAATCGTTTATAAGTTAAAAACGCATGTTGTGGATTCAATATACTGACTTGATTTATAAGTTGAATACAGGTCAATGGTTATATCTTACATCTAACACATTCAACTTACAGTGCTATGGGTGTTGTCCTCTTATCATTCTCAACATTTTTCTTACTAAATGTCTTGTCTTAAAAAGTATACAATTTTTTCTTACTTTTTTCAACCTTAATAGCCCAGAAACTTTGCATCTTAATGCCATTTTACTAGATATACGTCATTTTCTACTCATTTCATTCTTTTATATATGCTTCAAAAAGCGCTTTTGCTATTGGTGCAGCATATTTTGTACTGGTTCCAGAACTTTCCACAATGATTGAAACAGCTAATTGAGGATTATCTGCTGGCGCAAAGCCCACATACCATGCATGTGATACACCCGTCGTATTTTCTGCTGAACCCGTTTTACCGGCCACCTTTATGCCTTCTACCGCAGATGTTTTACCTGTTCCTTCACTGACTACTTTTTTCATAAAACCTGTCAAGGTTTTTGCTTCATCAACTTCCAATATTTTTTTGTAGAACTCTGGTAAATATTTGGATACTGTTTTGCCCTTTTCATTTTCTATACGATCCACTAAGTAAGGTTTCATTAATATGCCCCCATTGGCCACTGCAGCAGTAATTAAAGCATTATGAAAAGGGGTTATGATGGTCTTGCCTTGCCCAATGGAAGTCTCTGCAATATCTTCAACACTGGAATCTGTATTTAATACAAAACTACTCTCTTTATAAGGCAAAGAATAAGGTAATGGATTGTTAAACAATAAATCTTCTGCCACATGTCGATACTTAGAAATATCCATTCCCATTGCCATATCTGCAAAAGCTGTATTGCAGGAGTACTTAACAGCATCTTCTAACGTCTCTTTATCATGAGCCTTGTTAAAATGACAATGAAGGGTATACTCTCCAAATACATCTTTTCCTTTACAATCATAAGTATAATCTTCCCAAGATGGGTTTTCACGCATGTATGCCAGAGATGTTATAATTTTAAAGGTGGACCCAGGTGGATACAGTCCATTAGTTGCTCTATTAACAAGTGGGGATTTTAATGGTGATTTCTTTTCCTCTTCCACTAATTTATCCCAAATACTTTCTATGTCATTAGGGTTGAAATCAGGCTTTGATACCATGCATATAATTTTTCCTGTTGATGGTTCAATAGCCACAATAGCACCCTTTCTATTGCCCAACAGTTGATGGGCAAGCTTCTGTAGCTCTGCATCTAAGGTGGCTACTACATTATTACCTCTACTCTTTTGGTTTGACACAGCTTGAATGGTCTTATCAATAATACTTACATTGGATTTTAGTAAATCATAATTGACAAGAGCTTCAAGACCTGTTTTACCTCTCTCTGAATACCCTACAATATGAGCAAAAACATTCTCATAGGGATAGACCCGATACTCTGTTGTACCATCTATGACGGTTTCTGCTAAAACATTGCCATCTCTATCCATGATTTTGCCTCGTACAATATTTTCTTCTATTTGTTCTAATCTAGGGTTATAGGAGTTAATAACAATATTTGCACTATCAAACACAACAAAGATGACAATGTGCACCACTAATAAGGCAAATAAACCTATAAAAATATAGGACACGTTATTAATCGTTTTCTTATTTAGATCCTGCTCTTTTTGCTTTTTTCTTTCCATAGTTTTCACCTTTTTGATTGTGCATGTGAATACCTTCTAAAATACCTAACATGATGGTGGTCATGACAAGAGATGTGCCTCCAGAACTCATGAATGGTAATGTGACACCAGTAATGGGTATAAACTTGGTGACGCCCCCTATAATTAAAAACGTCTGAAATGCAAAAATACAACTGATACCACTGGCCACTAACAAATAAAATTTATAATCGGTTTCTTTTGCAATACGAATACCTTCTATAAAAAATAATGCCATCATGACAATTAATAATATGGAAAACACATTTCCAAACTCTTCGCAAACAGCTGCAAATATAAAATCTGTTGGTACAGCTGGAATCACTTTAGGCATGCCTTTTGTTAATCCATAGCCAAACCATCCACCAGCACCTATTGCAAAAAGTGATTGAGCTATTTGATACCCTCTTCTATCAATATCTGCCCAAGGATTCAACCATGCTTCTACACGATATTGTACATGGGCATAAAATTTATAAGCTATAAAAGCACCTAAGCTACCCGCTGTTAAACCTCCAATGAAATACAAGCTCTTGTTAGTCGAAATATAAACAAGTGTTACATAAATAACAAAAAAGATTAAGGCAGTACCTAAGTCTTTTTGATAGACCAATAACACAATAAGTATAAATGAAAATATACCTGTAAAAATCACGCCTAACAAATCATCTAACTGAGTCATAATGGCTGCTAAGAAGAAAATAAAAAGTATTTTTATAATCTCCG is drawn from Vallitalea pronyensis and contains these coding sequences:
- a CDS encoding EFR1 family ferrodoxin (N-terminal region resembles flavodoxins. C-terminal ferrodoxin region binds two 4Fe-4S clusters.), translating into MHGLINRKNCKISIFYFSGTGNTAWAVNKLAEKLQHYYGNVQLISCESEYDMMTEVEDSDIIGIAFPTHSSLAPRLCQDFIKALPKSSCKPLIALTTAGYMAGDVLWHSLKSLKEKGYLPQVFCNITIGNNMHLPILSPLRVTRPNKLTKRLNKAEKKVDKMVHTITEGALLIEGIKPLGRLLGVIQRCIARQFKSIAFKGFSSDGKCNGCGWCVKHCPVHNIQPDTKGVKILDQCMLCMRCYNYCPNHAIQMTKRTKNIKKYKRYKGPEGKYINDHISH
- a CDS encoding NUDIX hydrolase codes for the protein MIEAVSCGGVVIHKGKILLLYKNYKNRYEGWVLPKGTVEDQEEYHDTAIREVREEAGVKANIIKYVGKSQYSFMVANDTVVKNVHWYLMKAYNYYSRPQREEYFTDSGFYKYHEAYHLLKFGNEKQIIEQAYNDYLDLKKCNMWGNRKYM
- a CDS encoding peptidoglycan D,D-transpeptidase FtsI family protein — encoded protein: MERKKQKEQDLNKKTINNVSYIFIGLFALLVVHIVIFVVFDSANIVINSYNPRLEQIEENIVRGKIMDRDGNVLAETVIDGTTEYRVYPYENVFAHIVGYSERGKTGLEALVNYDLLKSNVSIIDKTIQAVSNQKSRGNNVVATLDAELQKLAHQLLGNRKGAIVAIEPSTGKIICMVSKPDFNPNDIESIWDKLVEEEKKSPLKSPLVNRATNGLYPPGSTFKIITSLAYMRENPSWEDYTYDCKGKDVFGEYTLHCHFNKAHDKETLEDAVKYSCNTAFADMAMGMDISKYRHVAEDLLFNNPLPYSLPYKESSFVLNTDSSVEDIAETSIGQGKTIITPFHNALITAAVANGGILMKPYLVDRIENEKGKTVSKYLPEFYKKILEVDEAKTLTGFMKKVVSEGTGKTSAVEGIKVAGKTGSAENTTGVSHAWYVGFAPADNPQLAVSIIVESSGTSTKYAAPIAKALFEAYIKE
- a CDS encoding FtsW/RodA/SpoVE family cell cycle protein, yielding MLDLIINMSRFIFIILGLYFTYLCVRLYQLESYKESKERHQEDKKELKNNKKTDKRQSAAHRAFYKGYFYKNQKVTILATHFLGFMILVGASTDNKLDLLILYVQEVLFFMIVWFLLKKLYVHHHYLLWNISLFLMSISFILLTRIDYNIGYRQFIMAVLGYVFAILVPIFIKRFTFFDKLGWLYIGISITLLVLVTFIGTEKYGATNWILIGDSSIQPSEIIKILFIFFLAAIMTQLDDLLGVIFTGIFSFILIVLLVYQKDLGTALIFFVIYVTLVYISTNKSLYFIGGLTAGSLGAFIAYKFYAHVQYRVEAWLNPWADIDRRGYQIAQSLFAIGAGGWFGYGLTKGMPKVIPAVPTDFIFAAVCEEFGNVFSILLIVMMALFFIEGIRIAKETDYKFYLLVASGISCIFAFQTFLIIGGVTKFIPITGVTLPFMSSGGTSLVMTTIMLGILEGIHMHNQKGENYGKKKAKRAGSK